CCTGGGGTGTTTTGAGTGTATCTTGCCCTCCAGCTGCTGGATGCTCAGCTGGCCTGTCCTTGCCTTGCCCCGCAATGGAAATAACCCCCAGAAAACCCCTAAAAGCCCATTTCCAGTTCTGTCAGAGGTCGTGTGTGCACCAAGGAGGGCTGTGACCGAGGGCTGTCACAGCACGGCCGTTACCTACTGGCGTCTTCGGCTGGTTCAGCTTCATCCTGCCCTGAAAAATATACttatcatcataaaaaaaaagtagatctgTAAATATATAAAGTGCTTAGTCATTTGCTTTCAGTGGGagtttcaaaatactgaaaatatctaTGATCTTGGGTCCAGGCAGAGCTTCCCGTCCCCTTACGGGCGCTGCGGCTGTCACCTCCGGGTGCCAGTGCAGCTCCGGACTGGAGGGAGGGCGACCGTGTCGCCAGCACCGTTgtcaaaaaggtaaaaaaaagtgCAATATTCCTCAAAGCCAAGGCTGCTGTGGAGTTCCTGCTTTACTTCCTAAGGGTCCCACAGAACGGGCGAGCAGCAGGGAAGGACCATGCCCTCCCCAAGCGAGCCCAGCCCTGATTCTGGTCCTTGCACCTTCACCAGCGCATGGCGTGAGTGCTCAGACGGGGCGACCCAGCGCGGGCGGAggacagccccgctccccggggaccccgggcTTGCCCTGCACCCCGTCCTAACCTCTCCGGCCGGTTCCCCCCAGGAAAGTCCCCCCAAAACCATTCGTGTGTGTTGGCGACTCCCCAGACCTTCGCCTTGCCCACCCTCCCCGGAGCACTACGGCTCTGCTGCCATCCACCCGCACGcccgctgcctcctgctcccgCACCGGCTCGCCCTGAAACCCAGCCCGTGGCCAGAGAAAGCCAGAGACCGAAGGGTGGTGGCAGACCAGGGACTCTGTCACAGGGATGCTCATGTCCCCACGCTGGGTGGCCATGGGACAGTCTCCCTGCACCCACAGGTGACCCCTGTGGGGTGTCCCCGGGGATCTGGGAAGGGGCTGTGCCCGGGGTAAGGGTGGGCAGCCCCGCACGGGCGGCATGTCCTTGGGGAGACCTGGCTGGGCTGACCCCGAGCCCCCACaggtccctccccagccccatggagaaCGGGAGACAGCCCGGTGTGCCCCGTGACCGGcaccagctgggagcagggccaCCCCCAGCCGCCCGGACGGAGCCGAAAAGCCgtgagcagcagcagggtggccaGCAGCAGCCGTGTGCCACCGCCAGCGGAGACCAGGTGCCCACTCAAGGCTCGGGCAAGCCCACATCCGCAGGGTTGGATTTCAGCCTGTACTGGGGTCTCCTTGGCCTCTTCCCAGCATCGCCTCAGGCTCCTCGTGCTGTGGCACTGGGAAGAAATGGTGAGCAGCCCCGGACCCCGTGTAGGGCAACCAGTGGATCCTCCCTACCAAGCGTTTGCACTAAGTGCTGCTGAAGTGCACCCACCAGCCCATGACTCCATTTCCACACTGCATGCTAAATTAGCCCAAATTATAGCATGCAAACTCCCCCCAATAACTTTTAATTTGATCATGATGGAGCAATCTGGGGAGGCACCTGGACAGCAGAGCAGCGGCTCTACAAAGCCAAGCTAGAATTAGAGATGTTATAAATAACATCACTCATCATGCTAATGAGCTCATGTAAATATCACTGATTTTTTGTAAGCTTTTCAATGTATACAAGAATATAGATAATCACTGGATTTGTATTTCTTGCTAAATTAAAACCTGCCCTCTGCACCCTCCACATGTGCTTTTTGGCCTTTGGCTTTCTTCAGGCCCTCGGAGCAAAACTTGAACGGTTCCGACCTGCAGGAAAGCGCTTTTGCAGAAgggcagccctcctcctcctcctgcctggggctggtgTTTAGAGTATCAAGGTGTCCAGGGGATAAAATGTTGCCAAAAACTGGAtacagaaaatacaacaaaacgtGATTTCAGCCACAACCAAAGTGTTTCAGCAGCCATGACCTGCAACACGCAGCGCTGACTTGCCCAGGAATGAGCTCCCCAGCAGTTCGCTACCGCAGCGTGCGACCCGACAGCAGAGGGTTTAGCTTCAGCCCAGACCACCTCTCCCATGCTGTCCTCACGGCCTGGTGTCTCTCGTGATGCACTGAAAGCACgaggaggagaagagctgggctggggagatGAAGCTGTGTGAATACAGGCTTTTAATTCGTCTTGCTAAATTGCCTAGCGAATCTCTCTCGGGTTCCTCTGCAACCGGTGGAGAGATGGAGAGGCTCCACCAGAGGGTGACAGCTGCCCTGAATCATCTCCTGGGAGGCTGATCCGCCTCCGCCCTCCACGTCAGGGCAACGCGGCTGGGCTGCAGCGTTCAGCCCGCAGAAGATCGAACTGCAGCTCACATCTGCAATACAGCACAGTGACACTGAAAAgatcagctgaaaacattttttattagatctaggcttttttctttcagttttcctgctgaaaaagaaaaacagaacaagaaaaatgcagtttttgcaaGAAACAGGAACAGAAGCAGCTCAGCTGGAGGCATCCTTACCAGCTCCAATTAGTAGACCTGAGTGCGAATCCCCACCACCACGGAAATCAGAACCTCAGCGCTGTGTCCCCGGGGGTCCCAGCGGTGCTGGCGGGGCGCATTGCGGGAATGTGCTCGGTGCTGAGCACCTGCATCTGCTCACAGCTGGGACCGGGTGATGGAGAAAGAGCGAGACACTGAATATGCTCCTGAGAGAAGTAAAGGACAGGCACCAGGTTCCCAGACACATCCCACTCCACCAAACCTCCCTCTGGTTGGGCTTGGGGGGATGACCATTACAGGATCTGGGGATGGACAAAATATCCTCCATTGCTGGAGCCCGAGTGCCTGTTCCCTAGTCCTTGATGACACCCAGCATCTCAGTTGTCACCTTTTCTCCTTACCTGTCTACTGGTGGGATGGTGAGCCTCAGAGATCATTTGCACCTCTCTGACACGAGGACGCTAATTGTTACCGTTCAAACCTCTTCTGCAGCCACTGGGCTCCGTGGTCTCAGATCCTTGAGAAGGCAGCCCCTTTGCTCCACATCAAATAATTAATCTCAGTTTTGCAGAGTGCAGTGTTTTTTTCAAGTGCAGGCTATCACCTATGGTGCAAAGGTGTACAGTTACCTCCCGCAGATGCCTGAGGGTGAAGGATGCACTCAGTCACCCCACAAATATGCATGTTTTCCATGAACTCAAAAAACTGTGGGCCAAGTTCTTTGGGGGATGGGATCACTCCCACGGGGGTGATCCCCCCATGGGGGACGGGATCACTCCACACAGGCCAGGCCAACTCGAAGGGTCGCGGTGGTTAATCCCATCTGTTGCAGCAGGACCACACACAAACCCCACCACTGCCCGAATGTGGCTGCGAGCGCTGGGGGTCATTTCCAGCAGCACTCAGGAGGCATCAGCCCCTGGTATCAATACTACCTGCATGGAAGGACTTAGTGACCCAAGAGCCTTCCAAGGGGCTGTGGGAAAGACCAGCCCACCTGTACAATCATCTGGGTGGGCCATGTCAAGGGGCATCTCAAAGGTCTCCATGGGTGGGACAAGCCCCATCAGCCACCAACCCCAACTAAGCTTCATTGGCCCCAGCTTTAGGCATCCAGCTGAGGTGCCTGGGTGAAAGCCTAGTGAGACATTTATACTGAATGGAGGGAGTCCAGTGCCTGCAGAGAAGAGATTTTAAATGCCCACACTTGGGTGGCATAAATCCAGATGTCTCCCTGAGTCTATCGTAACATCTCTCTGGAGCTGCTCCACTCATCTCAGCAGCTTGTTGGTGTCAGGACCAAGCAGAGACCTTCTCAGCCATTACTGTTCACTATTTAGCTACTGGCCACTTGGTTTGAAACGTCTTCAACGTTTGAAATGTCTTCAACGTCTTTTGAAACGTCTGCTGTTCTTCTCCCACCAGCAAGGAGCTCCCATGGTTCCCCCCTGCCCACTGGCATCTCCCTGCccgcctgctgcagctcctggctttgGTCGATAACCATCTTCTACCAGCAGGCACTGGGAGCTTTGGCAAAATCCCCACTATCACAGCAGTAAACACGCAGTGTCACCTGCTCCAAATGTTCACTCTCCGCCATGTTAAATTAGTTTAAAACATCAAGTTATTAATAAAGACAATACTGCAGAGGAATTTGAAGCCTTTGCAGGCAACTTTGCTCAATGGAAAACGGCTTCTACCTCCCAGGAAAATGGTcacaatttcagtatttttggaaaggaaaggtttttttcacCCTTACaaatgggagaaaatgagatATAAGCTCAGATGAGCCATGACTGTAAGGGCACTCCTCTGAGGCGGAGACAGCCACGTTCACGTGCCAGGCCTGGCTTTAGGCAGGAGCGGGTGCTGAATGTCCATGTCCAAACCTCTAATCCAGACCCTAGGCTGCTCTTGGATAATTCTGGTCCTTGTTCCAGCCTGGAcctgaaaaatcttttccactAAAAATGGCAAATTGCTATGAAAAGAACCCTGTTTGATAAATCAGCCCGTTCTGACAGGATATATTTCCTTGGAGATTTTCCAACCAGCCGTAACACTAACACCGCTGGAAAGTGTAGGCCTTTCTGCTTGGCTGGGAACACCAGTTCTGTGGAAATCAATGGCAGATGTTACCCAGTGTGAGATCCATTCCCAAATCGAAGTAAGTCCAACAGCCTGGGAGACTGCGCAGTGAAGAGAAATCATCCTGTGCCGAACCCATGGGATCGCAACCTCGCTAACACGCACACCCCAGACACACCTCACGCTCCTTGCTCCTGGGCAATCCTTCCTGGCCAAACAAGTTAcactggtttttattttccaatactttttccattttctggcaCTGATTACGCTGCAGAGATAATCTGTGAACAAGCATGGTTTGGTTCCCTGCCGAACTGGAGAAGCTCCCTGGCCAGAGGGAGGTACCGAGCCAGCGATGGAGCTGCACGCAGAGGTGAGCAGCTCCAAAACGTGCCATGGCAGCAGAGGTGTGACCCAAAGGACCTCAGCCCAGGGCTGTGACTGAGGGGTCATGCTGCTGGGGTTGCTGTGTCCCTCTGCCGTTATCggtgcccagccccagggtgGATGCAACAGAAACAAGGATCGTCTCAAGGTGCACGGAGACCCCTGTGTCGAAGCGTTGGGTGATCCGGAtgaggcagggacatcttccactagatcaggttgctcaaagccccatccaacctgacctcgacCACTTCCAAtggtggggcatccacagcttctctgggcaacctctccAGTGCCTCACCAGTTCCTGCAGACCTGAGAGGAACGCAGACTCTGCTGGAAGGGTCCATCTGCCCAAAGAGAGGTATCTGCAAAACGCAGGTGCCAACATCTGGTTTACTCATCCCAGGATCTCTATACTGTCAGTGGAGGGAAATGGCCACATTTAGGGagtgcttgttttccttctaaagAAGATGTGATAAAACCAGTCAAGGGAACGGCATCACACAAGAGGGAGTTTCTCCCCGTCAGCTGCGAAGAATCATCCTGCCGTGATGGGATTTTTCCATATCCAAACCAGCCATCATGCTGCACCCCAGGTGTAGCATCTCAGAAGAATAAAacatcctctctccctctcttctggcACACACAGAGCTAAATGCACTGCCTGCAACCCCCCAGCTTTCACCTGCATATTCTGCAGCTAATGAATTGActcttttaaagtgctttgagagAGGAAAGGTGGTTTAAAAGCACTAAAGGACCATTAATATCAGATGTCAAGCCGCAACAAAGAACAACTGTGCTGCTGATGCTTTCTTGATTAGTCAGGGAGCCCCGAGTTGCATTATCTCATTTGCAACCATGACAGAAACGTGATACCAGCCCCTCTTTggaaaagtaacttttattttgttgaagCCATACGTTTCCAAGGATAGAGTAAAGCTCACAAGCCATAAATCAGGCCCAGATAAGAATAGTCCCAAACAATAGTTAGTTTGTAGCAGGGTGTTGCTTGTTCTGTGATAATTGCTCGGCGTTCGAGGCAGATTTCCCATTGCCTGCTCAGACATGCAGCGCAGAAGAAAAATGCCCTGTGCTGGTTGCAGTTCTCAGCATTTGGAATCTGAGCACGTTAAGACAATTTTTAATAGTACTGTTCCACACCTGCCCAAATCCTACAGTACTGCAGCCCCTCAGATTTCGAAGACGGTCCACCTGTGGTCAGAAGACACGGCTGCAGCATGGAGACCTGCCGGCCTGGCCCCAGCTAGGCTGGGTAGCGATGGTGATGTGGCAACGCAGACCTCCCAAGGTGTCTCAGCTTTGCTGCCCCTCAGCACATGAGCTCCCGTGTCCTGCGACCGCGGGTGCACAGGAGATGCTGGTGGAGCTGGGATGCGGGGCTGCTGGGTTAAGATGTGGGGAAGCTGCTCTGGGTGCAGGACCCCCGCGGAGTGCATCACCAGCCGCTGTGCAGTGCCGCACGGCTAAGACGGGTCAGAGATGAGGCCACGCAGAAGGCACGGGACAGGCAGCTGTGGGtggcagctgcctcctccccaaTGCTCGGGCTGCACTTGAGAGCTGCTGCCACCACACGTGCCTTCAGAGGCTGCTGGGGACCCTGGGCCCACCAGGCTGGTGCCCCTGTCACTGCACCCTAGCAGCTCCTGGGACCTGAgctggctgctctcctgccttgACGGCTGCCGCGTAGCCCAAGAGGAGTGCCGGGGTTGGGACAGGGTCCCATGAAGGAGTAAGAAACCAGCTCCACATCCGGCTCTGCAGCAGGGTAGGCATGTTTGAGTAGGAAAAGATGCAAAGCTTGGTTTGGAGAGCATCCGCGGGCTGCTGtctgcctgctgggagcagcgACCTGGACCTTGCCCCTTGCACCCAAAATCCCCGTACCAACAGCTCCAAGGCAAAGGAGGGATTTGTAGAACACTGCTGACTTCACCCAATTAGACTCATATTGGCACACAAAAGCTGCCTTTCCTTTTGAACAAAGCCAGCGCTGCTTGCCGGGTGGCCTCTCTTTCTCCACGAACCAGCCATGGCCCACGAAGTGCGAGATGAGGAGTTGTCCTCTGTCCCTGCTCAGCCCACACCACCTCCCCACTTCATCCCCATTGTTGGCATCTCCAACGATGCCCTTAGCATCGCTGCTGAACAGGGTGCCACCCGGTCAGGGTGTGCTGGGCTGGGATGTGCACGCACAGCTGGCTGCGTTGAACACAGCCCCCGAGCTAAGGAAACAACCCTCTGTCAATGCCATGAACCAGCCGAATCTCCTGTACCCCCCAATCCATCCCCCCTAGCTCAGCCCCGCCATGAACAGCGTGAGGCAGCAAAGCTGCTGCATTGAGCAACTGGGCTTTCTTCAACCCAGGACTGGCCACCAGCAACACAGCACCGCTGGGTCCCCCACAGGAACGGCAGCACCGGCTTGCACACCCCTGGGATCCCTTATGGGGTGCTATGGCAGATCAGGGGTCCACAACCAACCTGGCGctggacagagggacagaggagggTGAAAGGCAGGATCCGTCCATGTAGGACTCCCAAATGCCTCTGGGAGTCCCGCCAAACGCTCCCGAGACCGAGAGCCtccctcctgcaggcagctgcaccAAGAGATCCAAAGCCCCTCGCTGAGCCAAGCCCTGTGGAAAGGCAGCACCCCTGTGCCCTCCTCCAGCAGCGGCGGGTGTCCCTGTGCCCCTCGTCTGGCTGCAAACCCCTGATGGTTCCCTGCAAAGCCCCCACGTGCACCCTGGCTCCGGCATCCCAGATGTTGGGGGTCCTGGCTCACAGTGGCGGGGAGAAGGGGTGAAGAAGAGTGAGCAGGGAGGACAAGTGGTGCAGAAGAAGGGTTGGGTCCCCCTCCCACATAAACGTGTCTGGTAGTGCATGGGCTCACCAGGTGGGTATTTACACAGCAAAACAAACGCTGTGCCTCAGATCccccttctgcctctcctcccacctgACAGCCCATAGAACCCATGGGAGAAAGGGGCAATGCAActgcttcttccctcctccaggtTTCTGAAATTGGATAAGGAAGAGAAATGCCCAGCAAAAGCCTTTGCTGCTAGGGCTCATGTTGAGCCTGGCCGTGCTGGTCCCTGCAGCTGCGACAGCCACGCGgacctctcctcctctcccgAGCAGCAGGGGCCCCTGCCATGAGTGCTGCCAGGACCTCCAAGTGTAGGCAACTCACCACAAGTGTCCTATTCCCTCTGCCTTTTCCCTCCCATTTGCAGGACTCTCTTCCTCGACGtccctccagccagctccactCCCAGCACAGCACCAAGGGGAcccacctgccctgcctggcgctggctcctgccccACTCTGACCCTACCACCGGGTAGGGGCTATGAAAACACCAAATCAACCcatgcaaaagcagcaaaatccctccctgctccccatgcATCTCCTCTCCCATGTCCCCTCTCTGTAAGGATGTCCCTGCCATCAACCCAGACCggtgggcagggcagagctgcttttcttttgccctAGAGGGAAACCCAGGAGGATCATTTTCCCCCTGCAAGCTGGGCTTTCAAAACAAGCCCCAGAAGGTCAGCTGTGGTGTTACCCATCCGCAGCCTGGGCATCATCTTGCGGAGACCTCGGGCACATAAATACCGCTGCGTGCTTGGGGAGATGTCAGGTCTCAAGGGAGGCAGGGCAGGTGGCAGCTGATTCAAAGCCAAAAGTGTGACTCCCGGGCACTGCTGGGCTTCAGAGCAGGCACAAGAACTTCAGGGCTGAGACTTTCAGGGCCTTAGACCGTCATGGAATGCCAGGTCTTGAAGCTTCAGGGCTTAGACCTTCAGTGGTCACCAGAGAGCAAGGAAGGGTTGTGGGAAGATGACATTGGTATGGCTAAGGGAAAATGTTTTCCCACCATGCGAAAGAATGGGCACAGGGTCTTTCTTCACAGCAAGATCCACATGACTTCAGCTGCCTGGAAAGGCCTGAGGACTATGAGATACACCTGGTCGCATCCTCTCCACCAGTGGGACCCTGGTGCAATGAGCAATGCAACCAACAGCAGGACCTCGCCCTCATCCTTCCTCGCTCCCCACCATTTCCCAGCCCCAAATCCTTGCACCCTcacctccttctcccttctccgGGTCCCAGAAAACCCTCTGTAACTAAAATCCTGACCACCacctgctgcctggcagggacGGGCTTCTGTGGAGCTCTCTGCCAGTGCGTAGGTCTCAGCATTATCTTTGCCAGAAAGAAATAACCTCGTACCACATTTAGCACGCGTCTCCCAGAGGAAGTATCTTGACATCTGCAAATCACAGAAGCTTTGTGGCCTGCACCGATAAAACCCGAACACTTTACAACAGACAGAACTTAAGTTACAATGGTGGTGTCCCCCGGCAGCATTATCTCAGCCTTCCCTGTTACTCCCCAGTTGGTTCATTATTATTAATGTCACTACAATAAATACCAGAACAAAATTGACAGCGTTTGGCCACGTATCTTAAAGCATTGCCCACTCCTCCTTCACTCCATGTCTTCGCAGCCTTGGTTTCCATCCCTATCAGTCACCAGAGGAGCCTTTAGGGACTAACCGTTTGACTATGTGACCAGCCAAGTAATAAAAGCCATGCAGAAGCGTGGCTGTGGCATCGATGATCAGCGAGAAGGTGCCCCCGATGCCGGTGGCCATGTCTTTGAGGACAGAGGGAATGGCACAGATGGAGTGGTAAGGGAAAGCAGCGAGGTGAAGGACAAACCCCACAGGGATGCGCAGGATCCTGTAGATGAGGGATGCCACATCTTGAACAATTTGCAGGAAGCCCAGGAAGATGTTGACGATGACCCTCCCCGCGTCATAGGGGATGCTGATGAGCACCATGCTGATGGCTTTAAGGTAGGACACCACCCCATTCCACAGGCTGTAGACTCCATCCAGAACTGTACCACCAACCCGCTTGATAAcaagccacagaaaataaaacacaaatttcaCCAGCTCCACAAACATGTAGATGAGGAGTTCCAGAAGTTTGATGAAAGGGGTAGCAATGATGCCAGCCACTCTGCTGACCAAGCTGCTGTCTTTGGCCTCCTGGTTGTCACTTGTTCCTACTTGCTCTCCAGAGCGGATCTGACTGACAGCTTGCAgtattgcttctgttttctcctggcTTTGATTGTCTTCCCCACAGTTGCCCTTGAACAAGTGAACCCCTGCTAgaagctgcttctccagctctcccaccATGAGGTCCACCAAGCtgttttcatcattcattttcttcactaGTCCCAGGGACCATCCCTCCGGGGCATCACAGCAGGCTGCCAGCCAGAGAGTCTCTGGCACTGACACCTTGCCTTTAACTCGGACACTGGAAGGAATCGCGCCTGCAAGGAGATACAGACGATCCTTCTTGGAGCAGTGAGGGACCAGAGCTTGCTCCACTACCCTCCCAATGTCTCTGTGCCAGCTTTTGCTCAGAGATGGGCTCAGAGGGACAGCGTTCGTGAGCGTGTAAGTGGCCATCTGGAAATCCTCCTCATTGAGCAAGCTGGGATTGAGCAGCCCTCTCTCATAACCAGAGCCCATGTAGTCTGAGGTCAGGGCTTGATTTGCACCAAGGTTGGCCACAGTGCCAGTGATATCGGCTTCACGCACCATCTCATGCAGGTCATTTTCTGGATCGTCTATCTGAAATAGTAGAGAGGAGAGTTACTGGATACAATTTGCCTTTCTAGAAAGCGACATGGGCCTTGAAGTATATTTTCCATTATGACTGCTATGTGCCTTGGACCACATCCTGCGCTCCCTCCTTATCTTCCTCGCAGTGCTTCAGAGGAGTGTATGCTTTACTTAGCTGCCCTGCCAAACACATCAGTTCAGGCTGCAAAGGATGCTTGCAGATCTCCAGCACAACACAGCCTCCAGAATCTCACCAGCCAACCTGCAGCCTCtaacttgtgcttttttttctagaagaGATTTTTAAGACCAACAGATGGCTTGATTTAGGGCCATGTTCTCACCTCCTCTGGTGGTGGCACCCCCAGTTCATTTAAGCACCTACCATGGCACCTTAATTCAGTCCCTCTGAACTATCAAATCCAagccatgaagaaaaaaacccatggtaTATATGTTGCGGATAGAgcgagagtgcacttcactcgtaagagagaagcaacaatatACTTTAGTGATATAAAACAGcaagttaacaaagttcaatggtaaatgcaacagtggtttagcAAGATTCAATAGCAAGGTACacaattatttactgcatagaggacagggtcagacaaaactgtcaggaagaCCCTCCTGCTgcgtcatgaggttcagaaaggacacccttgctttctaaactccttctcacagaggagtctaggtgcagttggatccaatcctagtcccagagttggtcaacggtttatgtctaaaggattatatatgtgcaatcaatcctttgtatcacttagctaagatttcaaagtttagcatgctattagtcactcactgagatctgttgcagcaaggaatctacCAACCTCGAGGCGTAACCTTGAAAGGTGTCCacactcaaggggagatcctgctgggcagcccgctgccatgcaggagagctcaacgggccctgggctgcccactatttaaggagtaagatgattgacttatggtcatatttgcataccagcaaCATGTCTGGGTCCCTGCTCCAGACAGCCCTTGGCGACTGTGTTTCCATCCGTCTCCCCAACACCCAGTgtaagctggatgcagccaccATGACCcccactggtggttattgcttaCGTGGGgagggagcacaccgccacaacATGAGATGCCTAGAGAAGGCATTTACCTCTCACCAGTGATTGTGTAAGAAGCCAGAATGAAGCCAGGCACCATGGCAGGTGACCTGAACTTCCCTGCCTTGAACACAGACACAGCAGTGAGCTCCTAGAGCTCTCTCGGGGCTTGTCATTAGTAGTATGAAAGTCATGTCATTATAGTCTGAACCTCATCCTCAATGACCACACAGCTCCATAACACAGGTGAGGATGCCATCACTGCAGGTCCTCGATGGAATCTGTGCTACCTTGTCTCTGCCACTCCCGTGCCACGGAGCCAGAGGTAGCAATTGCTGCAGCGGGAATTCGTCCTGGAGTCATGCACAGAGCCATGCACGGGGAGGTAACGAGCAGTGGGAGCAGGAGCACTAAACGCCAGGGTGTGCTCAGGTCTTTCTCAGGTGGCCGCAGCTCTGTCTGCTCCTTAGTCACTCCTATTGACACTGCCTGCAGCCACTCCACGGGGGTGTGCCAGATtgtcattttcttccccaaattagAGGGTGAGCACGTTGGTAGAAGCTCAGAGGTAGCAGGCAGTCTCTGGCAGTTGCTGCCTCCTGTAGTCTCTGTTTGTGGGCAGTTTAATTGGGCCAGCACTGTGCTGGCCCAATTAAACCTGCTGTCTTTGCTCCTGGCCTATAGACTGTTTACTGCACTATATAATACATACTTTGGAGACATGTATGGCAGACAGTTCATAGTCTACCTTGAATCACTCCCCAGTCATCCTTCCTCATCCCTTGGCCATCCTGCAATGCACTTGGACAGATGTCCAACTACGTCCTTGCAACCTTACCCAGAGTCTGCATCCTCTTAGTGCCGCATCACCTCCTCACAGCTCTGCGTCGGCCTGTGCTGAGAGTCACAGTGAAAGGGCCAGCAAGCATCAGCAGCTATCCATCACCCTCGCCGTAGAACTGAGCTCTGGCTGGCCTCCTGCATCAGCCAAGCCCCTGCGGTCCAGGCTCAGGGCTCCCTCTGCACCAAGGCTGGTCACAGTGCCAACACTGGCCACTGCAGAGGGCTGCATTACCCCCATCTCGTGCTAAGGAGGTTTCTTGCACTTCATTTTGAGGCAACTGATGCTTATTGCTTCAGGACTGGAAGGATCATAGCGAGCCTTACGTGCTGATGCACAAGTCATAGCTTTTTCTAAATACACCACTTAAAAAAGACTTATCCTGCACTTATTCTGCCTTACTCTGCTCCTCTTGCTCAGACACCCCAAACtcacaggctgcagctggctgatgAAGCCAGACATTTTGCATTCCACAAAATCActgccccttcctgcccccccaaCTCATTCCCCCTGTTCTGATGAGGTGACGGTGTTGTGCCATGGGAGAAGGGATGCACCCGGTCTGTTTAATCCCCCAGTACAGGTGAGGGCGGAGCGGGCACGGGTGCGaggctgtgcctgggaacaggCCCTTTTGAGCCTGACACCCTCGCAGAGACACTCATCCCCTCTCGCGCCCATGGCAGTGCTGCTGTACCACAAGGACACGTAGACCCAAGATGGGtcagctctgcctcctggcaGAGATTCCCAGCCTACATGAAGCATGAAGCAGAACTTAATTTTTGTCTCCTTATGAGCTGATGCATGCAAACCTTGAGGTGTCTATCAATAAAATATGTCTCCAGTT
The genomic region above belongs to Mycteria americana isolate JAX WOST 10 ecotype Jacksonville Zoo and Gardens chromosome 1, USCA_MyAme_1.0, whole genome shotgun sequence and contains:
- the ENDOD1 gene encoding endonuclease domain-containing 1 protein; this encodes MLSGFAAAWTQSTGPSPYPAEADGASLSSREWTMKTSIVFLLCISVFPGFSQGRVVGEDEIGFAECNVFFPGQVPPEGFTERFHVKICQQYNKEPRFATLYSTKDKIPLYSAFKYTKPAQNKEENWLVEPQIDDPENDLHEMVREADITGTVANLGANQALTSDYMGSGYERGLLNPSLLNEEDFQMATYTLTNAVPLSPSLSKSWHRDIGRVVEQALVPHCSKKDRLYLLAGAIPSSVRVKGKVSVPETLWLAACCDAPEGWSLGLVKKMNDENSLVDLMVGELEKQLLAGVHLFKGNCGEDNQSQEKTEAILQAVSQIRSGEQVGTSDNQEAKDSSLVSRVAGIIATPFIKLLELLIYMFVELVKFVFYFLWLVIKRVGGTVLDGVYSLWNGVVSYLKAISMVLISIPYDAGRVIVNIFLGFLQIVQDVASLIYRILRIPVGFVLHLAAFPYHSICAIPSVLKDMATGIGGTFSLIIDATATLLHGFYYLAGHIVKRLVPKGSSGD